From the Montipora capricornis isolate CH-2021 chromosome 2, ASM3666992v2, whole genome shotgun sequence genome, one window contains:
- the LOC138021893 gene encoding uncharacterized protein: protein MNRENKITEGQIQLDNRNNYQPLDKPMVGDTFQRVKHLINSLRQAGCIDEMMAKWFNQTPDPPRIPVFYTLTKIHKLTLVGRPIISGCDGLTECLSLFPSGVDKVLQPIAQIQESYLKDTTHFIRFIESTRVPKNAFLVSMDVTSMYTNIPQEEGITIVCNAYENFYSVNKPLPWKRFIYEVFCSWDTNKEEIEHFIEQANSYHPTIKFTAEVSQLETTFLDTTVYKGERIEKESILDVRTHYQPTETLQYTNYNSCHPAGVKKGFVKEEALRLLRTNSSKVKFEENIKNFRTRLTSRGLSQ, encoded by the coding sequence atgaacagagaaaacaaaattactgagggacagatacaactggataatagaaataactatcagccactagacaaaccaatggttggagatacattccagcgagttaaacacctcattaactcccttcgccaagcagggtgcatagatgaaatgatggctaaatggtttaaccaaacaccagatccgcctcgaattccagtgttctataccctcacgaaaattcacaaactgacattagtcggaagacctatcatatctgggtgtgatggcctaacagaatgCCTATCGttattccccagcggcgtagacaaagtacttcagccaatagcacaaatacaggaatcgtatcttaaagatacgacacatttcataaggtttattgagagcactagggtgccaaaaaacgcttttctagtctcaatggatgtcactagcatgtacacgaatatcccacaggaagaaggaatcactatagtgtgcaacgcatacgaaaacttttatagcgttaacaaaccactaccgtggaaaaggttcatttacgaggtattttgctcgtgggatacaaacaaagaagaaatagagcatttcattgagcaagcaaattcgtaccaccctaccataaagtttaccgctgaagtctcacagttagaaacaactttcttggacacaacagtctataagggagagagaatcgagaaagaatcgattctcgacgtgcgcacacattaccaacctactgaaacacttcagtacacaaactacaacagttgccacccagcaggcgttaaaaaaggcttcgttaaagaagaagctcttaggctcctgaggacaaactcttctaaagtaaagtttgaggagaacattaaaaactttagaacacgcctgacatcgagagggttgtcccaataa